Below is a genomic region from Sutterella megalosphaeroides.
GCCCCTCACGCAGGCGCTCGACTACCTCAATACGAGCACGATGCTGCGCTCGGCGCTCGGCGACCTCTTTGCCGAAGCGCGCGGCTCGGGGAACGCAAGCGCCGCGCTTCGGCTCGGCATTCCGCTCGGCAACCCGTCGCACTTCACGATGACGATCGACGCGAAGGTCGACCGCGCGACGTTGCGGCTTTTCGACCGACTCCCCGAGGCGACCGACCTTACGGGGACGCTTCGCATCACGGAAAAAAGCATCGCGACACCCGAGCCGCTTCGCGGTCTCTCGGGCGGCGCGCCGCTCACGGTCGCCGCCGCGACCACGAACGGCGTGGCCGCGTTCGACGTCGCCCTTTCGGCCGCGCCTGCCGACCTCGATCGGCTCATGCGCCTCCCCGAAGCGACGGCGCTTCTGAAGAAAACTTCGGGCGCCGTCCCCGTGCGCGCCGCGGTCGAAGTGGGGCTTACCGAGGGCGCCCGTGCGGCCCTGGGCTCGTCCCTGCGCGTCACGGGCACGAGCACGCTCGAAGGGCTCTCGAGCACGCTGCCCATTCCGTTTGCGAAGGCCCCCGTCGAAAAGTGGGCGACCGACTTCCGGTTCGACCTTTCCGACGTGGAAAGCCGCCTGATCGTCCGTTCAGGCGAACGGGCCGCGCTCGACCTCAGCTTCCCCGCGGACGGCCCCGCGACGGGCGTCGTCGCGCTCGGGCGCAAGCTCCCCGGGAACATTCCCGACAAAGACCTGCACGTCCTCGTCGACGAGCCGTACCTCTCCTTCGACGACTGGCACCCCGTCGCAAGCGACTTGCTGCGCGCCTCGGCGCAGGCCGAAGCGACCGCCCCGTCCGGTTCCGCCGAAGCTCCCGGGAATACCGAAAACGCCGAAAAGCCCTCGCACGGCGCCGCGGACGCGCTTTCTCTCGTGCGCGTCCAAATCGGCGACCTCGTCGCGGACAACAAGCACCTCGCCGACATCGACGCGACGCTGCGCCGGTACGAGGGCGGCTGGCACATGCGGCTCGCCTCGAAAGAGGCGTCGGGCCAGGTTGAAATTCGCAACGCGACGCGCAACGCCCCTCCGGCGCTTTCCGTGAAACTCAATCGCCTCTACGTCCCGGAAAAGATCAACCAGCAGTTCGAGTCGATGCTTACCGAAGAAAAGCGCCCGTCCGTCACGGCGCTTCCCGACGTGACGCTCGTCGTCGACGATCTTCAAGTGGGCGAGCGACGCATCGGTAAGGTCGAACTGCGCGCTGCCAACGTGCGCCCGGGGAACACCTGGCGCATCGACACGCTCGCCGTACGCAACGCGGGCGGCACCGTCTCGGGCCGCGGCTTCTGGCGCCCGGACCCGAGCGGCGCCACGTCGGGCCGCACCTCGATCGACCTCACGGCCGACGTGAAGAGCATCGGGACCGTGCTGCAGTCGCTCGACATCAAGGACGCGATTCGTCGCGCGCCCGCCAAGGGCGAATTGAAGTTCGCCTGGACGGGTGCGCCCTACGCGCCCGAACTCGAAACCCTCACGGGGTCGATCGACCTTCTGGCGGGGGCCGGGCAAATTCTTCAGATCGAACCGGGCGCGGGACGACTTCTGAGCCTCATGTCGATGCAGCACCTCCTCAACCGTCTGCGGCTCGACTTCCGCGACGTGGTGAGCAAGGGCTTTGCCTTCGACACGATGCTTTTGCAGGCGAAACTTCAAAACGGCGTCATGCACGCCGACAAAGCCGCCGTCAACGGCTCGTCGGCCACCGTGCTCATGGCGGGCGACGCCGACTTCGTGCGCAACCGCCTTGACCTCAAGGCCGTGGTGCTCCCGAGCCTCAACGCCGAAGGCGCTTCGCTCGCGCTTGCGTTTGCAAACCCCGCGGTCGGTCTCGGCACGTTCCTCGCGCAACTCGTTCTGAAAGATCAGATTTCGGAGTTGTTGAAGAGCGAATACGTCGTCACGGGCAGCATGGACAATCCGACCGTCACGAAGCTCGAACGCGTCGAACTCGATCCCTTCGCCGCCCCGAAATCCGAAAACAACCGGACGACGCCCTGACGCGCGCGCCCTACAATGTGGTCTTTTGCGTGCGTCGTCCGAAGGAGCCTCCCACCATGCGCATTGCCGCCTGTCAGATGGTCTCCGGCCTCAATGCCGAAGAAAACGTCATCCGTGCCGTCACCCTGATCGGGGCCGGCGCCGAATCCGGTGCCGAACTCGTCGTTCTCCCGGAACACTTCGCCTTTTTGCCGCAGGACGATTTCGCGCTCCTCGGCGTGGCCGAAGCGTTCGGCGACGGGCCGATTCAGGAGGCCGTCCGCATGGCGGCCGTTCGCCACCGCGTGTGGGTGGCGGCGGGCTCGATCCCCTTGAAAACCGACGACCCGACCCGCATCACGAATTCGCTCCTCGTCTACGACCCGAAGGGCGAAGTGGTCGCGCGCTACGACCGCATCCACTGCTTCCGCTATGCGCGCGGCAACGAAGAGTTTTACGACGAAGCGCGCGTCATGAAGCCGGGCGAGAAGGCCGTCTCCTTCACGCTCACGACCTGGGACGGTCGGGAGCTTAAGGTGGGGCTTGCGCTTGGGTTCGATCTGCGCTTTCCGGAACTCTTCCGCGCGCTCGGGCCCGTCGACCTCCAACTCCTTCCCGCAACCTTTACGGAAACGACCGGACGCTCGCATTGGGCGACCCTTCTTGCCGCGCGGGCCGTCGAAAACCAGTGCTACGTCGCGGCGGCCGCTCAGGGCGGCACGCACGAATCGGGCCGCCGCACGTGGGGCCACAGCCGCATCGTCGACCCCTGGGGCAATCTCGTGGCGGAATTCCCCGCGGGCGAAGGGATCGTGATCGGCGACTTCGACGAGCGGCTCCTGCGGTCCGTTCGCGGCATGCTGCCCGCCCTCGACGCCCGGAGTTCGTTCGAATGAGCACCGAAATGCAAACCACCGCCTCCGCTTCGCCCCTCGTTCGTCTCTGGGACGAAAACGGGATCGACCGCAACGACGCCCGACGTCTGCTCTCGCGTCTCGCGCGCCCGGGCACCGACTGGGCGGACCTCTACTTTCAGGAAACGACGTGGCGCTCCTGGGGGTTTGAAGAAGGGATCCTCAAGGGCGGCGGCTTCTCGATCGACCGCGGCGTGGGACTGCGCTGCGTCTCGGGCGAAAAGTCCGCGCTCGCCTATACGAGCAACTTCGACCTCACGGCCCTCTCGGCCTGCGCCGATCGGGCGGGCTCGATCGCCTCGTCGGGCCGGTCGGCCGTGATCCCCTCGGAATTCCGTCCGCGCGTCGTCCCCGCCTTGAGCATGCCCGCACCCGACACCGACACCGCCGAGGAGCAAATTGCGATCATCGAGTACGCCGAAAAGAAAGCGCGATCGCTCGACCCCCGAGTCGAGGACGTTTGCGTTGCCTACCAAACCGAGTGCGACCGCGTGGTCGTGGCGGCGCTCGACGGTCGGCTTCTCGCCGACGAACGGCCCCTTTCCCTCCTCTCGATCACCGTTCGGGTGTGCTCGAACGGCCGTCGCGAACGCGCGACGGCGAGCGGCGGCGCACGTGCGGGCATCGGCTACTTCACGCGCGAGCGGATCGACCGCTGGGTACAGACGGCGCTTGACGACGCGCTCCACAACCTTGAGGCCGATCCCGCGCCCGCGGGCGTCATGCCCGTGGTGCTGGGTCCGGGCTGGCCGGGCATTCTGCTTCACGAAGCGGTCGGTCACGGACTTGAGGGCGACCTCATCCGCAAGGGCACGTCGGTCTTCACCGGCATGACGGGCGAACGGGTCGCGTCTCCGGGTGTCACGGTCGTCGACGACGGCACGCTCCCCGGGCGGCGCGGGTCGCTTCACTTCGACGACGAAGGGGAACCGACGCAGCGCACCGTACTCATCGAAGACGGCATCCTCACGGGCTTCATGCACGATCTTACGAACGCACGCCTTCTCGGCGCGGCCCCCACGGGCAACGGCCGACGGGAGAGTTACGCGACGCTTCCGCTTCCGCGCATGACCAACACCCTCATGCTCGCCGGTCCCTACGACCCGCGGGAAATCATCGCCTCGGTCGATCGCGGCATCTACGCTTCGCGCTTCCGGGGCGGTCAGGTCGACATCACCAACGGGCAGTTCGTCTTCAACATGAGCCGCGCCTGGTTGATCGAAAAAGGGCGCATCACCCGCCCCATCAAGGGCGCCATGCTGATCGGCTCGGGCTCGCAGGCACTTCGCCACATTCCCATGATCGGCAACGACTTCAGTCTCGACGAAGGGGCGGGGCAGTGCGGCAAGGACGGCCAGCACGTGCCGGTCGGGGTCGGCATGCCCACCGTGCGCATCGACTCGCTCACGGTCGGCGGCACCCGGGCGGCCTGAAATTTATAATGACAGTTTGTCGGCCGTAGACAGCGATCACGGCCGCTTTTTCCAACACTCGACAGGATCCGACGTGTTAAGCAATTTCAAGCTCATGACGCCCATCGTGTGGCTCACGCGCCTTTTGGTGGGCGCCTACCCGCACTGGCAGGGGTGCGCCCCGTCGTCGCGTCAGCGCATCTATTTCGCCAATCACACGAGCCATCTCGACACCATCGTCATCTGGGCCTCGTTGCCGCAGCAGCTCCGACGCCAGGTGCGCCCCGTGGCCGCCAAGGACTACTGGGAGCGCGGTCTCCTGCGCCGCCGCATCGCCCTCGAAGAACTCAACGTCGTTCTCGTCGACCGTCGCCGCAGCGACCACAACGCCAACCCGCTCGATCCGCTTCGTCAGGCGCTTCAGGAGGGTTCCTCCCTCATCATCTTCCCCGAAGGCACCCGCCGTCCGCAGCCCCTGCCGAGCGAATTCAAGTCCGGCATCTGGCGCCTGATGCGCGAATTCCCCGACGTCGAGCTGATTCCCGTCTATATCGAGAACCTGCACCGCGCCATGCCCAAGGGGGTGCTCATCCCGGTTCCCACCGTCTGCTCGGTGCGCTTCGGCGCGCCGCTGCCGCACAGTCCCGAAGACCTCAAGGAAGACTTCCTCGAGCGGGCCCGCAACGCAATCATTGAATTGGCACAAGCATGAGACTCGGATTCACCATTCAGGAGGCCTACCTCATTTTGCTCGTCGGCCTCTCGCTCCTTGCCGCCGTCGGAACGGCGTACGGCAGCTGGGCTCTCAAACGCACGACCACGGGCGAAAGCCGCAACCGGCTCCTTGCCGTCAACTCCCGCGCCCGCATGGCCTGGTGGTTGATTCTCGTTTTCACCATCGCGTTTCTCATGGGTCAGGCGGCGCTGATGGTCTTTTTCGCGTTCATCAGCTTTTTCCTGCTGCGCGAATTCATCGCGATCACGCCGACGAAGCCCACGGACCACAACGCGCTCGTGCTGGCTTTCTACGTCGCCATCCCGGCGCAGTACATCGCGGTGGGCTTTGACGTGCCGGAATTCTTCACGCTCTTCATTCCGGTTTATCTCTTCCTCGCGCTTCCCGTCATCATGGCGCTCTCGCGCGACACGGACCGCTATCTCGAGCGCGTGGCGAAGGTGCAGTGGGGCATCATGCTCTGCGTTTTCTGCCTCTCGCATGCGCCCGCCATCGCAACTCTGGACCTCACGCGCTACAACTCGTCGGGCCCCCTGCTGATGCTCTTTTTCCTTCTCGTCGTCTTCGTCTCCGACCTCGTTGCCACGATCGCGAGTTCGATGCTCGGCGGACGGAGCCTTCCCTTCAACCCGAACCGCACCCTGCGCGGTACGGCCGTGGGGTACCTGGGCGGGCTCGTCGCCGCGGGCTGCATGTACTGGATTACGCCCTTCCGATTCTGGCAGGCGCTCCTCATGGCGCTCGCCATCGTGCTCTCGGGCTCGATGGGCGACCTCGTCATCAACTCGGTCCGACGCAGCATGGGGGCCGAGCGCCTTGCGGGCGAAGGCGACATCTACAT
It encodes:
- a CDS encoding phosphatidate cytidylyltransferase translates to MRLGFTIQEAYLILLVGLSLLAAVGTAYGSWALKRTTTGESRNRLLAVNSRARMAWWLILVFTIAFLMGQAALMVFFAFISFFLLREFIAITPTKPTDHNALVLAFYVAIPAQYIAVGFDVPEFFTLFIPVYLFLALPVIMALSRDTDRYLERVAKVQWGIMLCVFCLSHAPAIATLDLTRYNSSGPLLMLFFLLVVFVSDLVATIASSMLGGRSLPFNPNRTLRGTAVGYLGGLVAAGCMYWITPFRFWQALLMALAIVLSGSMGDLVINSVRRSMGAERLAGEGDIYMTRGTLARLAPLTFAAPVFFHLTTIFFITLKDAF
- a CDS encoding lysophospholipid acyltransferase family protein; translation: MLSNFKLMTPIVWLTRLLVGAYPHWQGCAPSSRQRIYFANHTSHLDTIVIWASLPQQLRRQVRPVAAKDYWERGLLRRRIALEELNVVLVDRRRSDHNANPLDPLRQALQEGSSLIIFPEGTRRPQPLPSEFKSGIWRLMREFPDVELIPVYIENLHRAMPKGVLIPVPTVCSVRFGAPLPHSPEDLKEDFLERARNAIIELAQA
- the tldD gene encoding metalloprotease TldD, whose translation is MQTTASASPLVRLWDENGIDRNDARRLLSRLARPGTDWADLYFQETTWRSWGFEEGILKGGGFSIDRGVGLRCVSGEKSALAYTSNFDLTALSACADRAGSIASSGRSAVIPSEFRPRVVPALSMPAPDTDTAEEQIAIIEYAEKKARSLDPRVEDVCVAYQTECDRVVVAALDGRLLADERPLSLLSITVRVCSNGRRERATASGGARAGIGYFTRERIDRWVQTALDDALHNLEADPAPAGVMPVVLGPGWPGILLHEAVGHGLEGDLIRKGTSVFTGMTGERVASPGVTVVDDGTLPGRRGSLHFDDEGEPTQRTVLIEDGILTGFMHDLTNARLLGAAPTGNGRRESYATLPLPRMTNTLMLAGPYDPREIIASVDRGIYASRFRGGQVDITNGQFVFNMSRAWLIEKGRITRPIKGAMLIGSGSQALRHIPMIGNDFSLDEGAGQCGKDGQHVPVGVGMPTVRIDSLTVGGTRAA
- a CDS encoding carbon-nitrogen hydrolase family protein, translating into MRIAACQMVSGLNAEENVIRAVTLIGAGAESGAELVVLPEHFAFLPQDDFALLGVAEAFGDGPIQEAVRMAAVRHRVWVAAGSIPLKTDDPTRITNSLLVYDPKGEVVARYDRIHCFRYARGNEEFYDEARVMKPGEKAVSFTLTTWDGRELKVGLALGFDLRFPELFRALGPVDLQLLPATFTETTGRSHWATLLAARAVENQCYVAAAAQGGTHESGRRTWGHSRIVDPWGNLVAEFPAGEGIVIGDFDERLLRSVRGMLPALDARSSFE